In Calypte anna isolate BGI_N300 chromosome 5, bCalAnn1_v1.p, whole genome shotgun sequence, the sequence GGGGCCAGGTCGGGGGGCCATGGGCAGTGATGGGGATCTCTAAACGTCCTCGTCCTCACTGGCCTTGCTCCAGCGGTGGCAGCAGTTGGCCGTGATGCCCAGCAAGAAGTTGGTGGCCACCGAGGCGATGGAGACGACAAAGCCAACGAAGGCAATGAAGAGATAATCGTCCAGCGTCAGGGTGAGGTGGCAGGCCTGGAAGCTCTCCTCCGTCAGCGAGAGCAGGGGGGCTCCTGCCACCTCGGGGGGGGCCCGGCACTCGGCCAGCTGAGGGTCTGGGGGGGAAAGGGGTGTCAGGGGGAGGTGGCTGAGCCCAGGTATGAAGGGGGTAGAAGGGTCTTGGATGGGACAAAGGGGTCTTGGAAAAGATGTGGCACTTGGACAGTGAAGGTctggggggagcaggggtgTCAGGGTGTCCATGAGGTCTTGTGGGGAAAAGTGTGGTTTTGAGGGGGGGGACAGAGGTGTCAGGGGGATGGCTGGGCCCTGGAATGAGGGAGCGGAAGGTCTTAGGGGGGACAGAGTAGTTTTGGGGAGGGACAGGGCATTCGGAGGTGTCTCAAGGGGGACAGGGTGTCTTGTGTGGGACAGGGTGGTGTCAGGGGGGATAGGGGATCTCGAGGGGGGACAGAGTATCTCAGGGGCTACAGGAGGTCTAAGGAGGACAGGGTGGTCTTGGGAGAGGACAGGGAGTTCAGGGGAGACAAGGGGTCTCAAGGGGAATGGGGTGTCTCAAAGGAGGATGGGGAGTCTCgggggggggagcaggagggactTGGGGGGCAGAGGGGTCCCCCTGACACCTACCCGAGGCACAGCGCTGGATGCGTCCCCGCAGCCACTTGAGGAAGGGCTCCATGGCACAGCCGCAGACCCAGGGGTTGCCCCCCAGGCGCAGCCCCACCAGGCCGGGCAGCCCCTCCAGGGCCTCCAGGCTGATGGCCGCCAGCCCCCCGTAGCTCAGGTCCAGCTCCCGCAGCTGAGGCAGCCCGCGGAAGGCCTGGGGGTGCAGGCGCCTCAGCCCAGGGTTGTGGCTCAGGTCCAGGCGCTGCAGCCCGCTGGCACCCAGGAACATGTCCGCGGGGAGCAGGCTGAGGTTGTTGTAGCTGAGGTCGAGGTGTGCCAAGCGCCGAGCCCCCCGGAACAGCCCGGCCGGCAGCCCGGGCAGGGAATTGTTGCGCAGGTCG encodes:
- the LRRC55 gene encoding LOW QUALITY PROTEIN: leucine-rich repeat-containing protein 55 (The sequence of the model RefSeq protein was modified relative to this genomic sequence to represent the inferred CDS: deleted 1 base in 1 codon) → MVYGYHDVWLPRCVATTVCGYHNLWGPPGTPAMLLGPWLVAAAAVAAAGSGGGCPALCACGGQAVDCSGRRLFSVPPELPPDTGNLSLAHNRLGSIPPGYLGCQTQLRALDLRNNSLPGLPAGLFRGARRLAHLDLSYNNLSLLPADMFLGASGLQRLDLSHNPGLRRLHPQAFRGLPQLRELDLSYGGLAAISLEALEGLPGLVGLRLGGNPWVCGCAMEPFLKWLRGRIQRCASDPQLAECRAPPEVAGAPLLSLTEESFQACHLTLTLDDYLFIAFVGFVVSIASVATNFLLGITANCCHRWSKASEDEDV